A single genomic interval of Metasolibacillus fluoroglycofenilyticus harbors:
- a CDS encoding 1,4-dihydroxy-2-naphthoate polyprenyltransferase encodes MTKVIEAERGFQVWWHLTRPHTLTASFVPVFLGTAIAAAISKHDINFLLFFAMLIASMLIQAATNMFNEYYDYKRGLDNEHSVGIGGTIVRHGVAPKTIMMIALCFYGLALLLGIYICAMSSWWLAAIGLVCMLIGYLYTGGPYPIAYSPFGELVSGAVMGMGIVLIAFFIQTGTVTLAAVLLSVPSMILVGGIMLSNNIRDIVGDTEGGRKTMAILVGRESAITVLSLFFIVSYLWIIGLVIIDDISEWALLVLLSLPMPLKAIAIFRAHKAPKDVMPAMKYTAQTNTIFGFLLGIGLLISHLI; translated from the coding sequence GGTGGCATTTAACCCGCCCACATACACTAACAGCTTCATTCGTTCCTGTGTTTTTAGGAACGGCAATTGCTGCCGCTATTTCAAAGCATGACATTAATTTTTTGTTATTTTTCGCCATGCTTATTGCCAGCATGTTAATTCAGGCGGCAACGAATATGTTTAATGAATACTATGATTATAAACGAGGGCTTGATAATGAGCATTCTGTCGGCATCGGTGGCACAATCGTGCGGCACGGTGTTGCACCAAAGACAATTATGATGATTGCACTCTGCTTCTATGGGCTCGCACTATTACTAGGAATTTATATTTGCGCCATGTCATCTTGGTGGCTTGCTGCCATTGGGCTTGTTTGTATGCTTATTGGTTATTTATACACAGGTGGACCTTACCCAATCGCATACTCGCCGTTTGGAGAGCTTGTATCTGGAGCAGTGATGGGCATGGGTATCGTCTTAATTGCTTTCTTTATTCAAACTGGCACTGTAACACTTGCAGCCGTACTTTTATCAGTACCTAGCATGATTTTAGTCGGCGGTATTATGCTTTCTAACAATATCCGCGATATTGTAGGCGATACAGAGGGCGGGCGCAAAACGATGGCCATTTTAGTTGGACGTGAAAGCGCTATTACCGTTTTATCATTATTTTTCATCGTTTCATATTTATGGATTATCGGTCTCGTTATCATTGATGATATTTCCGAATGGGCATTGCTTGTTTTACTTAGCTTGCCCATGCCCTTAAAGGCAATCGCTATCTTTAGAGCTCATAAAGCGCCCAAAGATGTTATGCCTGCCATGAAATATACAGCACAAACAAACACGATTTTCGGCTTTTTACTAGGTATCGGTTTATTGATTTCACATTTAATTTAA